From the Kogia breviceps isolate mKogBre1 chromosome 3, mKogBre1 haplotype 1, whole genome shotgun sequence genome, one window contains:
- the LOC131752211 gene encoding alpha-1-antitrypsin-like: MASSITWGLLLLAGLCCLVPVSLAEGLQGHAVQETDASQHDHDHQEVACHKIAPNLVDFAFTVYRRVAHESNATNIFFSPVSIATAFAMLSLGTKGDTHTEILEGLYFNLTARTEAEIHEGFQHLLHTLNQPDNQLQLATGNGLFINESAKLVNKFLEDVKNLYHSTAFSVNFRDTEEAKKKINDYVKKGSQGKIVDLVDDLDQDTVFALVNYIFFKGKWEKPFEEEHTTERDFHVNEETTVKVPMMKRLGMFDLHYCDKLASWVLLMDYVGNATALFILPDQGKLQHLEDKLNKELLAKILEKRYTSSANLHLPKLSISGTYDLKTLLGKLGITKVFSDGADLSGITEEVPLKLSKALHKAVLTIDEKGTEATGATLLEAIPMSIPPEVEYNRPFFIIIYDKSTKTPLFMGKVVNPIQK, translated from the exons ATGGCATCCTCCATCACGTGGGGCCTCCTCCTGCTGGCGGGCCTGTGCTGCCTGGTCCCCGTCTCCTTGGCTGAGGGTCTCCAGGGCCACGCTGTCCAGGAGACAGATGCATCCCAGCATGATCACGACCACCAGGAAGTAGCCTGCCACAAGATCGCCCCCAACCTGGTCGACTTCGCCTTCACTGTGTACCGCCGAGTGGCCCATGAGTCCAATGCCACCAACATCTTCTTCTCCCCGGTGAGCATCGCTACCGCCTTTGCGATGCTCTCTCTGGGGACCAAGGGTGACACTCACACCGAGATCCTGGAGGGCCTATATTTCAACCTCACTGCAAGAACAGAGGCTGAGATCCACGAAGGTTTCCAGcatcttctccacaccctcaaccAGCCAGACAACCAGCTGCAGCTGGCCACTGGCAACGGCCTGTTCATCAACGAGAGCGCGAAGCTAGTCAATAAGTTTCTGGAGGATGTCAAGAACCTGTACCACTCCACAGCCTTCTCCGTCAACTTCAGGGATACTGAAGAGGCCAAGAAAAAGATCAACGATTATGTAAAGAAGGGAAGCCAAGGAAAAATTGTGGATTTGGTAGATGATCTTGACCAGGACACAGTTTTTGCTCTGGTGAATTACATATTCTTTAAAG GAAAATGGGAGAAGCCTTTTGAGGAGGAGCACACCACAGAGAGGGACTTCCACGTGAATGAGGAGACCACCGTGAAGGTGCCCATGATGAAACGCCTGGGCATGTTTGACCTCCACTACTGCGACAAGCTCGCCAGCTGGGTGCTGCTGATGGACTACGTGGGTAATGCCACCGCCCTCTTCATCCTGCCCGACCAGGGGAAACTGCAGCATCTGGAGGACAAGCTCAACAAGGAGCTTCTCGCCAAGATCCTGGAAAAGAGATACACAAG TTCTGCCAATTTACACTTGCCCAAACTGTCCATTTCTGGAACCTACGATCTGAAAACTCTCCTGGGTAAACTGGGCATCACCAAGGTCTTCAGCGACGGGGCTGACCTCTCAGGGATCACTGAGGAAGTGCCTCTGAAGCTGTCCAAG GCGCTGCACAAGGCTGTGCTGACCATCGATGAGAAAGGGACAGAAGCTACGGGGGCCACGCTTCTGGAAGCCATCCCCATGTCAATCCCCCCGGAAGTCGAGTACAACAGACCCTTCTTCATCATCATCTACGATAAGAGCACCAAGACTCCCCTCTTCATGGGAAAGGTGGTGAATCCCATCCAAAAATAA